A single window of Colletotrichum destructivum chromosome 9, complete sequence DNA harbors:
- a CDS encoding uncharacterized protein (Putative NADH dehydrogenase [ubiquinone] (complex I), 21kDa subunit, fungi), with protein MASKAVAKAAASGVVEISKKHTLQSQGVWERIRRSLALDPNRSSGVPLNPTFRNPTPGAYDPLSYDDPVTLPAGDIADNPYWKRDARRNYPALSVVNQADVVGLLSVGSAASPRVELIGEAGEKHLVAAREEAAATGLAPYLEKNAAKAIEASKEALFTNGLPPTPSGQDLKSGTWNVHKYEVNKDQSYGEGYPCRTFA; from the exons ATGGCCTCCAAGGCAGTTGCGAAGGCCGCGGCAAGCGGTGTTGTGGAAATCTCAAAG AAGCACACCCTCCAGTCCCAGGGCGTTTGGGAACGTATCCGCCGCTCCCTTGCTCTCGACCCCAACCGCTCCTCCGGTGTGCCCTTGAACCCGACCTTCCGCAACCCGACACCGGGCGCCTACGACCCCCTCAGCTACGACGACCCCGTCACGCTGCCCGCGGgcgacatcgccgacaacCCGTACTGGAAgcgcgacgcccgccgcaACTACCCGGCCCTCAGCGTCGTCAACcaggccgacgtcgtcggcttgCTGTCGGTCGGCTCGGCCGCGAGCCCGCGCGTCGAGCtcatcggcgaggccggcgagaaaCATCTCGTTGCCGCCCGCgaagaggccgccgccacagGCCTGGCGCCGTacctcgagaagaacgccgccaaggccatcgaggcgaGCAAGGAGGCGCTCTTCACCAACGgcctgccgccgacgcccagcgGCCAGGACCTCAAGAGCGGAACGTGGAATGTGCACAAGTACGAGGTCAACAAGGATCAGTCCTACGGCGAGGG CTACCCCTGCCGGACTTTTGCGTGA
- a CDS encoding Putative essential protein Yae1, protein MSLDPFDDVLTLEDQFFAEGYRQGTEDGIQAGKIEGRSVGLAKGYEKFLESGRIHGRAVVWANRLSLPQKGTSSTSSSAAAAATAAATRPSDSSSQQQQQPKACSLPPLPPNARLEKNVTAAFALVEPDTLARENSDEAVNDFDDRLKRAQGKVKIIERMTGEVAAEPKAATEAKGL, encoded by the coding sequence ATGTCCCTGGACCCATTTGACGACGTCCTCACTCTCGAGGACCAGTTCTTCGCCGAGGGCTACCGCCAGGGCACCGAAGACGGCATCCAGGCCGGTAAGATCGAGGGCCGctccgtcggcctcgccaaaGGTTACGAGAAATTCCTCGAGAGCGGCAGGATAcacggccgcgccgtcgtgtGGGCGAACCGGCTGTCCTTGCCACAGAAGGgcacctcctccacctcatcctccgccgccgccgccgccaccgccgccgccacgaggCCTTCAGACTCTTCGtcgcagcaacagcagcagccaaaGGCCTGCTCCCTTCCACCACTGCCGCCCAACGCAAGGCTTGAGAAAAACGTCACGGCTgccttcgccctcgttgAGCCCGACACGCTGGCCAGGGAAAacagcgacgaggccgtcaacgactttgacgacagGCTCAAGAGGGCGCAGGGCAAGGTCAAGATCATCGAGCGGatgacgggcgaggtcgccgccgagcccaaGGCGGCGACAGAGGCCAAGGGGCTTTAG
- a CDS encoding Putative short-chain dehydrogenase/reductase SDR, NAD(P)-binding domain superfamily encodes MSRSLEGKLGIVTGASRGIGVAIAENLAAKGCNLILGYTSTSSKTPAEQLATDLQTKHNIQTLAVQADMGTTDGPASLVATAKAHFEGLKGGRFQVDVLVNNAGVAHNNLLPAVTVDQFDVSYRVNVRGPLLLVQAVQPYLPTDRSGRIVNMSSVSSSTGFPEQSVYGGTKAALEAMTRTWARELSENATVNAVNPGPVLTEMYAGNTPEFKRFIKGFIEHAPLMKARSGVDSDDLVKAAEEEGGRPAYVGEIAGIVGMLVSAESAWCTGQVVCANGGMLFGMQ; translated from the exons ATGTCTCGTTCTCTGGAGGGCAAGCTCGGCATCGTGACCGGCGCCTCTCGAG gcatcggcgtcgccatcgccgagaaccTCGCCGCAAAGGGCTGCAACCTCATTCTGGGCTacacctccacctcctcaAAGACTCCGGCCGAGCAGCTCGCCACCGACCTTCAAACCAAGCACAACATCCAGACCCTCGCCGTCCAGGCCGACATGGGCACGACCGACGGCCCCGCGTCCCTCGTCGCGACCGCAAAGGCCCACTTTGAGGGGCTCAAAGGCGGCAGGTTCCAGGTCGACGTGCTCGTCAACAatgccggcgtcgcccaCAACAACCTCCTGCCCGCTGTCACCGTCGACCAGTTCGATGTCTCGTACCGCGTCAACGTCCGCGGCCCGCTCCTCCTTGTCCAGGCCGTGCAGCCCTACCTGCCCACCGACCGCAGCGGCCGCATCGTCAACATGTCGTCCGTCAGCTCCTCCACCGGCTTCCCCGAGCAGAGCGTCTACGGCGgcaccaaggccgccctcgaggccatgaccCGCACTTGGGCTCGCGAGCTCAGCGAAAACGCCACCGTCAATGCCGTCAACCCGGGCCCCGTCCTGACCGAGATGTACGCCGGCAACACCCCCGAGTTCAAGCGCTTCATCAAGGGCTTCATCGAGCACGCCCCGCTTATGAAGGCCCGCTCGGGCGTCGACTcggacgacctcgtcaaggccgccgaggaggagggcggtcGTCCGGCGTACGTCGGCGAGATCGCCGGTATCGTCGGCATGCTCGTCTCGGCTGAGTCGGCGTGGTGTACGGGTCAGGTTGTGTGTGCCAACGGTGGCATGTTATTTGGCATGCAGTGA